The genomic segment ATGAAAGGCCAACATCGTGTCAAGTCACCGTCAAGTGACTAAAGCTCACAGGGCTGCGGGGGGAAAGTTAATCTGGTGCAAATCCTTGGTAATTCTGTTGGAGCCAGTGGTCGGGATCGAACCGACGACCGACGGTTTACGAAACCGTTGCTCTGCCGCTGAGCTACACTGGCGCGCGTTGAAACGCGGTTAAGTAATAGCGGACTGGGCGGGGCTGTCAACCTCGGGGTGAAGGGAATTATGGCCCCCCGGCGGGGACTGGCAGCGGGCAAAGAAAAAGCCCGGAGGGGTGAGCCTCCGGGCGTGCGAGGTCAAGCTTGCGCTTTAGGGCAGGGTGTGGTCGGTCACGTTGCAGGTCGGTTTGGTATCCATGTTTCCGATGGTGTAGCTACCGTTGGCCGGGCAGGCAGGTTTCTGTTTGATGTATTTGCCGTCGCCAAACAGGTCAGCATCGGTGGGGGTGTCGGTGCCTTTTTTGCCGTTTTCCAGGGCCCACTGTTCCTTGGCGCCGTCAATCTGACGGAGGTTGTTGACGCACGCATTCTTTTGCGCCGTGGTGCGGGCTTTCACGAAGTTGGGAATGGCAATCGCGGCGAGCAGGCCGATGATGGCCACCACGATCATGATTTCCACCAGCGTGAAGCCGGATTTACGATTACGATTGATACGCATAAGTTTTGGTCTTGACGTTCTGGTTTTTGCTTTTTGTTGTTTGCGGCGTGAACTTCGGCAGGAGGCCCGTTAAACGATTCCAATTTTTATTCACTTATTGCCTCAAGCTAACCGCAAGAAATAATATAGCACTCTTTGTGCCACATTCCAATCACAATTTAATTTTCCAGGTGGCTCAGCGCAGGCCAGTGGTGGGCTCGTTTGTTGTGGTGCGCCACCGGGTTGAGGGCAAAGCGGGAATAAAAAAGCCCGGAGGGGTGAGCCTCCGGGCGTGTGAGATTAAGACTGCGCCTTAGGGCAGGGTGTGATCGGTCACGCTGCAGGTCGGTTTGGTCTGCATGTCCCCGATGGTGTAGGTGCCGTTGGCCGGGCAGGCAGGTTTCTGTTTGATGTACTTGCCAGCGCCGAACAGGTCGGCATCGCCTGGGGTGTCGGTGCCCTTCTTGCCGTTTTCCAGGGCCCACTGTTCCTTGGCGCCGTCAATCTGACGGAGGTTGTTGACGCACGCATTCTTCTGCGCCGTGGTGCGGGCTTTCACGAAGTTGGGAATGGCAATCGCGGCGAGCAGGCCGATGATGGCCACCACGATCATGATTTCCACCAGCGTGAAGCCGGATTTACGATTACGATTGATACGCATATGCTGTCCTTTCCTGTCTTGGGTTGTTGTTTTGTTGTTTTTTACGTGCGGCGTGAACAACAGCATATGGCCGTTACGATGATAACACTTTCTGTTCACTTATTGCCATATGCCAACCGCGGCTATGAGAATAGCAGCCCCCGTGCCAACCATCAATGGGAAATTAGCTTTGCATTGGGCCGGTGCGCAGAGCGCATGAAGTTGCAGCATTTACAGGTACTTGAAAGACCAAGCATCGGTCGCAGGGGGGAGTGAGGTTTCGTAGAATTGGGAAAGTCGTCGGCTTTTTTTGCAAAAGTGCAAGTGGCGCGAAGAGCTATTCTTAATCGTGCGAACGGCTGGCGGCAGAGGGTGAGGACACTTGTCCCGTTTTGACGGTGCTTGTCCAGATTTGGGGCAGCGGCACTGCCGGCGGCGGGGCCATTGATTAGTCTTCCGCCACCAGCGGGGGACGGAAGCCATATTTTTTGGCCAGGGCCAGGCAGGCGCTGAGGGATTTCATGCCGGCGGTGCAGGTGGCGTGGGAAAGGGACATGGCGGCCACGCAAACGCCGGCAAGCAGGCAGCGTTGCAAATCCCACCCTTCGTGCAGTCCGAGGAGGACGCCGGCGCAAAAGGCGTCGCCGGCGCCGGCGGTGCCGACGATGTATTTGTCGGGCAGTTTGAGGCTGGCTTGCCAGACATCTTCTCCGCGGCGGGTGCGGGCGAAGCAGCCTTCGGGGAAGTGGATGACCACCAGCTCACGCACGCCTTGTTGCAGGAGGGTGCCGGCGGTGTGGCGGAGGGCCACGGTGTCAATCTGGCCGTCGGGGGTGCGCGGTTTGAAACCGGCGGTGCGTCCGGCCTCGATTTCGTTAAGGATGCAATAATCCACGTGCTTGAGGGCGTGGGGGACGATGGCGCTGAAGCGTTCGCTGTCTTCGCTGACCACATCCACACAGGTTTTGAGTCCGGCGGCCTGGGCTTCGGCAAGCAGGCGCGCGGCTTTGGTGCCGTATTTGGTGTCGGGCAGGTCCAGTTTATCGAGCAGCAGAAGGTAGCCGAGGTGGAAGATGCGTGCTTTGGTCTTGGTAAAATCCAGGCCCTTGGCGTCCCAGCGTGCGTTGGCGCCGCGCTGATGGAAGAAGGTGCGGCGTCCATTGGCCTGCTCGGTCATGACATCGGTGAATGAGGTGGGGGCGGCGGTGGTGGTTTCAATGAAGCGCGTGTCAATTTTGTGGGCCTTGCAGTCGGCAAGGATGGCTTCGCCGAGGGCGTCCTGGCCCACCAGGCCGGCGCCGGCGAGGGGGAAATCCACGCCCAGTTTGGCGAGGTCCACCAGCACGTTGTAGGGTGCGCCGCCGGTGCCTTGATATTGGTCGAGGATGTTGCCCAGATGTTCGGGTTGAGGGTAGGCATCAATGATTTTGACCTGGTCAATGATCCAATTGCCGCCGGCCAACAGGCCGCATCGCGCTGTGCCAGAGATTTTCGCCATAAAAATTTCCCCTCCCCGTTCTGCCGCAGTTGGGCAGGCAGCCGGGATGATAGACTGGTTTACGGTGAGTTTATTAAAGTAAAAAATAGGCGTGTCGCAAGATGAAAATTGAGGGGGCGCGGGTGCGGAGCCGGTCTTGCCGGAACATTTCTCCGGCCGCAACAGGGGGCTGCAATCCAGTAACCCAATCAGCCCAAAACTTGGAAGCAACACAGGGAGGGGAGGGCGAGGGCTGGCGTGGCCTGCGCCGGCCAGGTGATCCAGGCTTGGTTTGCAACCGCAATTAAGGTTATGGTGGAGCGTTGCAGATGAGTGCGGAACGTCAGGATGATGAGGCGGGGAAACCAGCCCGGCCGCAGGCGTGGCAGCCGTTCACGCCGCTGGGGGTGGCGGCCTTTGCCCGGGCGGGGATGGGTCGCGCCTTGGCGCTGCTCATGGTGATGGGGGTGCTGATCGGGCTGGTGATGGCGTGGTTTGTGCGGAGTGCGTGGTTTCCGCCCCTCGGCCAAGCCGTGGCGGCGCTGCCGCTTGCGGGGGAGATTGTGGAGGGGCGGTTGCAGGTGCCCCTGGCGCAACCGCAGGCGCTGGCGGACAATCAGTTTTTATCCCTGGCAGTGGATTTGGAGCACACGGGGGAACAGACCCCGCCGGCGGATGTGCAGCTTGAGTTCGGCGCCACTAATTTATATGTGCGGGGGGTGTTGGGGTACGTGGCGGTGACGTATCCGCCGGATTACCGGGTGCCGTTGAACCAGCGCGAGGCGGTGCCCTGGTGGGGGGCATGGAGCCAGGCCATTTTGGCGGGAGTGTGGGTGGGGACGACCATGGGCTTGTTGCTCATCTGGGGTGTGCTGGCCCTGGGCTATGTGCCGCTGGCGCGGGTGGTGGCATGGCTGCGGGGGGCGGAGCTGGGGGTGGGAGCGGCGTGGAGTTTGTGTGCGGCAGCGTTGATGCCGGGGGCGTTGATCATGACGCTGGGCATCGTGGCTTATGGCTGGGGACTGGTGGATTTGATCCGGCTGGGGCTGGTGACCCTTTTCCATGTAATGGTGGCATGGGTGTACGTGCCGCTGGCGGTTTGTTGTCTGCCCCGGGCGGCCGGGTCCGCGGCGCCGCAGGGAAATCCCTTTGCAAACAAGTCCTGAGGGTTAGCGCGTGTCGGGCAGCAGCCAGCGGCGCACGGTGGCCAGCCAGCCGTCATCGTCCAACACCAAAATACGGAAGAGATCGCTGCGGTCGTCGGTCCATTCCAACAAGGGGGCATTCGGATCCGTTTCCGCGGCGGCGGCGCCGATCGCCCCGGTGGTTAGCAGGTCCGATTCGCGTGCGAGCAGAAACCAGTCCGAATGATAAAAATCCTCGCGGGTGGGATCATCGGCGGCGGTGGATTCCTCCTGATTACGCACCAGGGCGGCCTGCAGCCGGTAGTGCCGGGCCGCGGCGCGCACCACGGGCTCGAGGTTCAGGTACTTGTTCGAGATGTGCACGGCCAGCACGCCGCCCGGGCGCAAGTGCCGCAAATAGACCCCAAAGGCCTCGCGGGTGAGCAGGTGGGCCGGGATGGCGTCACTGTTAAAGGCGTCCAGGGCCAGCACATCAAACTCCTGGGCTGGCTCGCGCTCCAGCGAAAGCCGGGCATCGCCCAGCACAATGTCCACCTGGGCGGGGCAGTGGGATAAATAGGTGAACTCGCGGCGGGCCAGTTCCACGACGGCGGGGTTGATTTCGTAAAACTTAAAATAGTCACCGCTTCTCCCCCAGGCAGCCATGGAACCGGTGCCCAGTCCCACAATGCCCACCCGGCGCTGCGTGCGGCGCGGATGGTATTGCATGACCAGGCCGACGCCGCTGGAGCCGATGTAGTAGGACGTGGGCAACCAGCGTTTGTCCTCGCTCACATATTGCAGGCCATGGGTGGTGGTGCCATGAAGCAGGGTCACTTTGTGCCAGTGCGGATCGTCCACGGAGTATTCCTTGACTTTGAGGACACCGTAGAAATTCCGCTGGACGGTCCGGGCGGTGCGGGTGCTGTAGTGGACATCCGTCCACAAGCCCGCCGCCTGGAACGCGAGCGCGGCCGCCACCGCGGGCCAGGCCAGCCAGGTGCGCCACCGGGCGGGGTGCCGGCCGGGCCAGCCCAACACAGCCACGGCGGCGAGCACGCCCGTGAGCCACAATGTCAAATGCAGCTCGTGATAGCCCCGAAATACCGCCGGCGCCAC from the Verrucomicrobiia bacterium genome contains:
- a CDS encoding prepilin-type N-terminal cleavage/methylation domain-containing protein — its product is MRINRNRKSGFTLVEIMIVVAIIGLLAAIAIPNFVKARTTAQKNACVNNLRQIDGAKEQWALENGKKGTDTPGDADLFGAGKYIKQKPACPANGTYTIGDMQTKPTCSVTDHTLP
- a CDS encoding prepilin-type N-terminal cleavage/methylation domain-containing protein, which gives rise to MRINRNRKSGFTLVEIMIVVAIIGLLAAIAIPNFVKARTTAQKNACVNNLRQIDGAKEQWALENGKKGTDTPTDADLFGDGKYIKQKPACPANGSYTIGNMDTKPTCNVTDHTLP
- a CDS encoding carbohydrate kinase family protein; the protein is MAKISGTARCGLLAGGNWIIDQVKIIDAYPQPEHLGNILDQYQGTGGAPYNVLVDLAKLGVDFPLAGAGLVGQDALGEAILADCKAHKIDTRFIETTTAAPTSFTDVMTEQANGRRTFFHQRGANARWDAKGLDFTKTKARIFHLGYLLLLDKLDLPDTKYGTKAARLLAEAQAAGLKTCVDVVSEDSERFSAIVPHALKHVDYCILNEIEAGRTAGFKPRTPDGQIDTVALRHTAGTLLQQGVRELVVIHFPEGCFARTRRGEDVWQASLKLPDKYIVGTAGAGDAFCAGVLLGLHEGWDLQRCLLAGVCVAAMSLSHATCTAGMKSLSACLALAKKYGFRPPLVAED